The following nucleotide sequence is from Mangifera indica cultivar Alphonso chromosome 1, CATAS_Mindica_2.1, whole genome shotgun sequence.
ttattatatttcattgtTATTTATCGATAAATAacctattatattatatattaaaaatttaatttttatattataaatccaacatcaaattatatcatataacatggcttttaaataataatataataaaaaaatattaaataacatatatcattttagaaaatatcttaaacattttttaaatttttaaatttttcaatcttatatatatctttgttatatcattattatatcattattttctttaaaaaatatattaatttgcataaaaaatatatattatattgtataatatatttattatattatattaatttaattactcttataatatattataaaatatatatcatatattataaaatattgataaatatagtATCATTTAAGTTGTCTCCTTTACgttttattaatatcaaatattggtcggatttcataaaaatatgattttcccATTTTctgttatttcttatttttctccgttcctaacaaaactaaaatatggtatttttattctgagttttaatttttttatgtatatttttctttttcttttaagtattAACGTCATCGCTTACGTATTTAAGTTCTAATTTAATTCACCTGCACGaccaaaatcttttatttcatGGAAGTGcaaagtatttatttattttttatttacttcaaattcaaatacaaaaaataaaataaaataaaactttttttgaaaCACTTGAAAACAACATGTTTCATCCAAAACAGATTCAAATGCTTTTTCTGCACAAAATCAGTTCTTGTTAAtttcttagaatttttttactttctcattttatatatatatatatatatatttggatgaAATTTTGTTCCTTGACTTGAAATTTCAAAGTCGGGTGGCATTTCCTTGTCTTAATCCTTCTGTACTCCACATGCCCAATGAGATATTGAGGGTATTTTAGTACATTTTTCTTCCAACACAAACGGTATCGtaacaaaattaatgtaaaaaagatattattattgtatttaaaaaatatataataatttaataataaattaaattgattaattgtcCAATTAAATCGTAAATCAATAAGAtaaccaaatttaattttaaaaatattacaattatatataaattaataaaaatttcttcaaaatattaataattctcTTGTAGAAGCCGAAACGGAACCATGGTATATTTGTTCCGTGCGCTCTTCTTTTCTACGCAATTTCCTTCATAAgccttaattttatctatttatatatatttatttgtcgTATTTAACATTAATCATACTAATaacacattttatatttaaaacttgCAAAAAGTTCCCACACCACCTCACAAAGGCAATTCACACATTTATGACTATTAGGTTGCTAATTTCATTTAAAGTAGACCTTCCAAACCACTTCATTTTACCACTTTCTTATGAGCAATGCTATGATAATATacttttagtttataatttaaatatataataaatatattattatataattgaatattattttatctttaatttaaaattatttaatcatataatactaaataaaataaatcataaatttagtaATCACTCAACTATTGAACTAAATTAAAAGAGAACTCTCCTTACCTTTTTGGCTGCCTTGTTAGCTATCTTTGGGGTTAAATGGAGTAAGTTTGAGCGTGAGAGCTGGTGTGTTTTTCGTGCTCGACTAAATTTACAAATTGATAACTTGTTTGCCACGGTAAGAGCTTCTTTGACACCGAATTTCAGGACACGCTTATTGGTTGGCCAAGAAACTCAGAGATTAAACGCTATGTAGTGTTTACAAAACGACACCCTCAAGTGAAACCAACTCTTTCTGCATACCACTCGAGTCTTAATCATCTTCCTAATCAActtgtttattttcttctgtCTTCTTGTTTTCTGCCAACCTTGgccttgtttttatttttatttttctaaatattagtATCTTTATTATCTTCCTTCTCAGGCTCAAACTTCAAGTGGGTTTCTGATGTCATGGGTTTGAATGAGTTACTAAGCAAAACCCATGTAAGAGAAACGTTTATAGAGATAATAGCGTATGTGGTTCCTTTGTGGATAGCATTTTGTGTGGGATTAATTATTGGCTGGGTTTGGAAGCCTAAATGGGCAAATTCAGGAAGACAAAAGCTGGTTTCTTCCTTTGCTTCTGTGTCATCATCTACTGAATATGGTGAATGCAGGTACTTGAATTTTATCTTCTACTTACTTTCGTtatgatgttattttgtttgattgcacTTGAAAATTTGTGTGGTTTGCTTTTGTGCTAATTTGTTTTTGGCATCTGAAGTTTgaacacttaaaattttattcttaaatttctactaaaaagggaaaaaagtgTTTTCAGCAAATCGTTTGTTTGAAGAATGGGATCCAggacaaattaatcaaattaagtGCTATAAAATGAACTTTCTCATGTTATATTATTTCTGAAGCCCTATATTTTCTGGTATCCTGTTGGATTGGAATATGTACTATCATAATAGTGGTATAAATTTAGTTACTTTTCTGTACAAAACACCGTAAGTCTAAGTGGAATTTCTCAATTCCAATCGCATTAAGTTAGCTATGGATTTCATGCCGTAATTGAACAGGTTAATTTAATGCTTTTCCTTTAGAACTTTAAGCTTCTTATTGAAACTGTGTTTATCTGATGCCAATCTATTTGACGCATTAGAACCTTCGATTTTAAGTAATGCACAGTAAAGCATTTAATCTCCATATGTGCAATAACTAGTTGGAGTTGGAGATAAATAGTAGCCTAAAAAGAATTTGAGGACTATTTACTCACTGCTTGATTGGCTTTGTCTAGTAAATTGCGGCTGAATGAAGATCGGAGTAACATTGCAACTAAGGAAGATTTTGATCATCTATGGAAGCTTGTTATGATTAAAGATGGAGGTCCTCCTTGGATAAAAATGATGGATCGTTCTACTCAAACTATGAGCTACCAAGCATGGCGGAGAGAACCTAAGGTATTGCTTTCATTCTTATACTAGGGTATCAATTCATGATTGACTGTTGACTCATCTATGAGGTCTTGATAAATAAACTTGTGTTTGAAATCAAGGAAGCAGCTCTGGTTGTAAAACaaaatcttcttttattttctaaaaattgttatttgggTGATCTAcatttgtttctatttttagAATGGCCCTCCTCAATATCGTAGTAGAACTGTCTTTGACAATGCCACGCCAGAGATTGTGAGGGACTTCTTCTGGGATGACATGTTCAGATCAAAGTGGGATGACATGCTTGCACAGTCAACAACGATAGAAGAATGTGCCACTACTGGAACCATGGTAGTACACTGGATTCGTAAGGTGAGCCTTCCTGGAGTCATTTTGGTATACCAGATTCATGATTGCATAAGCTTAActattcaattttctttttttgtggcAGTTTCCCTTTTTTTATAGTGACAGAGAATACATCATAGGACGTCGGATTTGGGAATCTGGAAGATCTTATTACTGTGTTACAAAGGTATTGGAAGGgcaatttagtttttaaatttgttaaatctatCTTAACTATTAGAATTATTCGAACAACATACATGTAAATACAGTTATACTTATCTTAGTGCTAGGAAATACAGGTTTTAACGTTGGGGGAATTTTATGCTAATGGTCTATTTTGCTTCTAGAGTTAGCTATGCATATCAGAGGGATAGAGTAGAGTGCTTGGTAATTGACACCTTGCTTTGAGTAGACAAACAACTCATAAGATAATAAACAGGACTTAAAATTGTTGGGGAAATTGTTGTGCAACCAAGAATAACTACAAACAGGGTGAAAGAGAAAAGTGTGTAGATAGAGGTCCTCAAAATAGCTTGTGGTAAACTCAAACCGACTGGGTATGTAATATGAGATAATTTCTGCAGTTAAATATTAGGAATCAATAACAATGATGGTTCTGTTTTTTACAACAGAGAGATTGAAATAAGAAAGAACAAGTGAAAAAGGAAGACTGAGGGACAAAGACATCTAGAAAATGATGCTTGACCTCTCCACCTTTAGTTTTCCCTGAGTGGGTTGGAGTTTGTTAGGCCCCTATAAGGCAGGTTTAGAACTAAGAATAGGGGGGAAATTTCCTAATTTAAAGTCTCAATCAGAGAAGAATTGGGAGGTCTATGATTTTTAGTTGCAGCCAACAAAGCAACAGGATAATCCAGGATTTCCAGTTCCAGTCTGTGAGCAATTGCTTTCTTAATTTAGAGTCAACAATCTTAGTGTCAAGGGTCCATGATTCTCTGTTTTCTTAATTTAGAGTCAGCATGTCAATAAAAAGTATGGCTATTGTTATAAAAAGAACCGTCCTGCAgtgattcagttaattttattcTAGGTTCCTATCAGAGTTGTAAGTAGATAACTGGctgtttcttttcttatatCAGGGTGTGCCTTGTAAGTCTGTTCCAAGGCGTGATAAACCAAAACGTGTTGACCTTTATTACTCAAGTTGGTGCATTCAAGCAGGTAGGATATGCCATTCTTCTATCTTTCAACCGATGAATTGGATATATCATTCTAGGTTTAACTTGTATAGCTGCTGGTCTAAAACTGTACTGTACTAGAGTAATTGAGTTTACTTCCCGAGAGAGAATTTCTCTGTATCATACTATCATTGcctagtataatatatatattctttgatTTAATTAGATGAATTAATAACCAGTGTTCATGATTAACCAGTGGAATCAGGAAGAGGTGATGGCCAGCTGACTGCTTGTGAGGTGTTACTCTTCCATCATGAAGATATGGGTATTCCATGGGAAATTGCAAAGCTTGGAATAAGGCAGGGGATGTGGAGAACCGTCAAAAAGATTGAGCCTGGATTACGTGCATACCAAAAAGAAAGAGCATCTGGAGCACCACTCTCTCGGCCCGCATTAATGGCGCAAATCAACACCAAGATTGATCCAGTGTACCTGAGAACCCTGGAAGGCGCTGAAGATTTGTCAGAGACTGAAGTGGCAACTAAATCTGACCAACCGCTCCATTGGAACATACCAAAGCTCATAATTCTTGGTGGGGCTATTGTTATTGCATGTAGCCTTGAGCAAGGATTCTTGCCCACAGCGTTTATATTTGGTGTCGGCAGAAGGATTGCGAATATGGGAAAGAGATTGTGATTTTAAGAGCTGGAAATTGATCGAAAGTCATCATTAGGTAGGTCACTTTTTGTACTAGCGAGGTAGTTTTTTTTCTGGCTTGCCACCTTTTACACTGGACATGTGCATGGTTAACCATGTATGGATAACCTTTTAAAGATGATGAAAGGTAATATATCTTActgatttatattaaatgcaCAGGCAGTGTGACTATGAAGAATTCCAAGCCGTTGAATAGCATACATTTTAGCATTTATATGTTTGTCCTTTTGGATAGGCccaaggactattttccacttaaagtatgttgatttctcaaagtttttttcgttaattttgaaaatttcatttatctaCCTATGACcgcttaaatttattaattttaagaaatcgttattttatatttaatattaaaaataaatttaaatatgattttatcaagtttgaaaaaaatcatattgccccttctagggtttagttttaaaatttgttcTCTTTCTTTAACGCCATCGTCGGTCGTCTCTCCTTTCTAACCGTTTCCTTTCCTCCGACGGTCGTcttcaactccaccccaacccttCTGGCATCGAGTGTCgttgtctgggaagatgatttctcttcccagacgatgactTTCGATGCCAGAGGGGTCGGGGTGGAATTGAGGGAGGCCGTCGGAGAAAGAGAAACCGTTGAGAGGGAGAGACGGTCGGCGATGGTTTTGGAGAAAGTGAacggattttgaaactaaaccctaggggggcaatgtgatttttttcaaacttggtttaagggagaaaaactagtttttaaacttttaggagggaaaatgagattaaattttagggttttattaaatttaaccggccataggtgagtaaatggtattttcaaagttaacaagaGAAACTTTGGAAAaccaacatactttgggtgggaaatagtcttttggcctttttgatATGTCTTAGCTTACTTGCAAAGTTTATGGTAGACTGATGTTGCTTATCATCATTCAACCAATGCATTTATTTTTCTATCGTTGGTCTCAAGTGTAAAACTAAATTCGTGATTGGGCATAGTATAAAAGATCTTTTAGAAGTTTCGGATCCTTTGGGAGGAGGATTGGGGGACAAGTAGAGATAGTGGTAGGCTGTGTTACCTACCCTGTCTAGAGAATTGGTTGGATCTAGGCTCGTTAAGATTAGAAGGGCCTATAGTAAACCCTTAGTGAGTTGGTTTGCGTGTTTTTGTGAATCAAATcgcaaaaatataatattttaataacattaatttttaataatatttttttgtaataattttttatagaaaCGTGTTGGGTTATCCTATAGATCTTACCTCAAGGCTACTACCCACATGGCCTGTGGTCTTAGGCGGCTTGTTACAATAGTGAGTTGTGcccaaaaaaaaagttataggTCGTTTATTGACCGGTCTGATCCCCTTGACATTTTTAAGTACAAACGTAGAGATTTTATTTAGGCAACTTTAATTTGGTTTGTATTCTTTTTGGTGTGTGCTTTATACTTGATGGATTTTGGTGCTtgtccaattttttttcttttttggtaaataagaCTAAAAGATACAACATAAGTTTATCTAGTTAAATTATCTCCACATTTGCAAGATAGAGAACAACACAACAAACTATACAAAATAATTCTCTATCACTATTCAAAGGCCCAAAGGCACACTGTACATCCAGACCTCCAAACCATTATACAAAGATCATGAAGAGGATGGGAAACACACAGCAAGGCGCCGAAAACCATAGAAAGGAAAGCAGAACAGCTTTGCCCATAAGCCAATTAACAAGGAAAAACCTCCATGGCTCAGCAATAGAACTACCATGCAGGTAGCAACAACAGAGATGCGGCAGTTCGACAAAGGAGCAGCAGGAAGACTTGGCTGAAGGATGAATTCCCAAGCAAGGCAGCACCACCCCCACAAACTGAACCAAATCTGCATATTGACAACAGCCAAACATAGCAAGGAAAGCTCCAGAACATGAAGCAAATTTACACAGAAAACTCCGTGGCTCAGCAGGAAGATTTCCAAGCAAGCatgaataattgaattgaagCAGAATGGCAGAGGAGCAGCATCAAGTCTCGGCAGGTGGAAATTCCAGGTAGAGTAGCAGCAAGAAATTTGAAACAGCTGGGGCAGTAACAAATATGCAGAATGACAGCACTTTAACTCAGCTGGAAAGGCTCCAGGCCTTGTACCAACAACCATGCAGAAAACACCCAACAGTAGAAACACCCAGTTGAACATCCTGGTCCAGAAACTCAGACCACCAAAAGGAAGAGGGGAGAACAGAGAGGCAATATCCCCCAGCACAAGAACAAAACCAGAGAAGACAGAAAACCAGAAGAAGCAACAGCTGCATCAACTGAAAATCAGGCTTCTGCAGGTCTTTGATGAAAGAAACCCGAGAAAGTAATGCCCATCAGCACCTTCACAAAGACCAGTCCGCTCCTGAGAAGGAGGAGGTCTAAACCAAGCAATCAGTAGCCATAAATTGAAGCAGACCATATTCCACCCAGCTAAAATctgcaaacaaaaaataaacagtTAGTAAACCCCACTTTCCTTCAGGCAGCCCAGCTTCACATCTTCTTTTAGCTAAAGATACATCTTGGAAGCTTCCAGTTTCTTGCAATTCTTTCATTTTCAGTCGACATTCTTATATTCGTGAAGTTAGAACCTTGTTCCTTCAcctttttataataacatttacATCTTTCTCCTCATTCAAAAAACATCTCTTAGTCCTTTCCCCCCCATGACACATAAATTGTGGCATTCAAACATAATCTCCCAATTTTATGCTTCAACTTCCCCCCCTCCCAATTCATTGCTAAGAAAGAAACATACTCCTTCCACAGTCTTAAGACATAGTCCATCTCACAATTAACAAGAAGCTCCTTCCATACTTTTGTAGTGAAATGacaagcaaagaaaagaatatcCAAGGTTTCAATTGCATTTTCACAAAAGCGACAGAAAGTATTAATAGTCATCCCCATCTTCTCCAGTCTGTCTTTAGTATGAAGTCTACCTCAAATTTCTGATTTCTCCTCTTAGAAATAGTCACAACTCATAAAACTTGAAG
It contains:
- the LOC123211366 gene encoding uncharacterized protein LOC123211366, translating into MGLNELLSKTHVRETFIEIIAYVVPLWIAFCVGLIIGWVWKPKWANSGRQKLVSSFASVSSSTEYGECSKLRLNEDRSNIATKEDFDHLWKLVMIKDGGPPWIKMMDRSTQTMSYQAWRREPKNGPPQYRSRTVFDNATPEIVRDFFWDDMFRSKWDDMLAQSTTIEECATTGTMVVHWIRKFPFFYSDREYIIGRRIWESGRSYYCVTKGVPCKSVPRRDKPKRVDLYYSSWCIQAVESGRGDGQLTACEVLLFHHEDMGIPWEIAKLGIRQGMWRTVKKIEPGLRAYQKERASGAPLSRPALMAQINTKIDPVYLRTLEGAEDLSETEVATKSDQPLHWNIPKLIILGGAIVIACSLEQGFLPTAFIFGVGRRIANMGKRL